From a single Micromonospora carbonacea genomic region:
- a CDS encoding ABC transporter permease, translating into MTVTETIRFALRGVAANKLRSALTMLGILIGVAAVILLVAVGNGSAQAVTSRIEALGTNTLTVTGASRGSGPGGLTVEVADALADPVLAPGVRSVSPLATTSTTVTYEGADHEVAQFVGTRPGWFAASNSPVAAGAAFTADDEAQGRRVVVIGQTVADELFAGLDPVGRQVTAGGALFTVVGVLAPKSSTGFQDANDTAVAPLSAVREVLTGYGPISSILVEAADPGEVDAVQAQISTVLAQRLPATGSASAPYRIQNAAQLLQTQTETADTFTTLLGAVAAISLLVGGIGITNIMLVTVTERTREIGIRKALGARRRTVLTQFLIEATLLSLLGGALGVAAALLGSRFTIVGVRPVIVPSSVALALGVSIAIGLFFGGLPAARAARLRPIDALRYE; encoded by the coding sequence ATGACCGTCACCGAGACGATCCGGTTCGCCCTGCGCGGCGTGGCCGCCAACAAGCTGCGCTCGGCGCTGACCATGCTGGGCATCCTCATCGGCGTCGCCGCGGTGATCCTGCTGGTGGCCGTCGGCAACGGGTCGGCGCAGGCCGTGACCAGCCGGATCGAGGCGCTGGGCACCAACACCCTCACCGTGACCGGCGCCAGCCGCGGCTCGGGACCGGGCGGCCTGACCGTCGAGGTCGCCGACGCGCTCGCCGACCCGGTGCTCGCCCCCGGCGTCCGTTCGGTGTCCCCGCTGGCGACCACCTCCACGACGGTGACCTACGAGGGCGCCGACCACGAGGTCGCCCAGTTCGTGGGCACCCGGCCGGGCTGGTTCGCCGCGTCCAACTCGCCGGTGGCCGCGGGGGCCGCGTTCACGGCCGACGACGAGGCGCAGGGCCGCCGGGTGGTCGTCATCGGGCAGACCGTCGCCGACGAGCTGTTCGCCGGCCTCGACCCGGTCGGCCGGCAGGTCACCGCCGGTGGGGCCCTGTTCACGGTGGTCGGGGTGCTCGCGCCGAAGTCCTCGACCGGCTTCCAGGACGCCAACGACACCGCCGTCGCGCCGCTGAGCGCCGTGCGGGAGGTGCTCACCGGGTACGGGCCGATCAGCTCGATCCTCGTCGAGGCGGCCGACCCGGGCGAGGTGGACGCCGTGCAGGCCCAGATCTCCACGGTGCTCGCCCAGCGGCTGCCCGCCACCGGTTCGGCCAGCGCGCCGTACCGGATCCAGAACGCCGCGCAGCTGTTGCAGACCCAGACCGAGACGGCCGACACCTTCACCACCCTGCTCGGCGCGGTCGCCGCGATCAGCCTCCTGGTCGGCGGCATCGGGATCACCAACATCATGCTCGTGACCGTCACCGAACGGACGCGGGAGATCGGCATCCGCAAGGCGCTCGGTGCCCGGCGCCGGACGGTGCTGACCCAGTTCCTGATCGAGGCGACCTTGCTGAGCCTCCTCGGCGGGGCGCTCGGGGTGGCCGCCGCGCTGCTCGGGTCCCGGTTCACCATCGTCGGTGTCCGACCCGTGATCGTGCCCAGCTCCGTCGCGCTGGCCCTCGGCGTCTCCATCGCGATCGGCCTCTTCTTCGGCGGCCTGCCGGCGGCGCGGGCGGCCCGGCTGCGCCCCATCGACGCCCTGCGCTACGAGTAG
- a CDS encoding ABC transporter ATP-binding protein, whose protein sequence is MEPRTTPRRPVLDVRALTKVYGEGPAAVHALRGVSLTVDAGDYVAIMGSSGSGKSTLMNIIGCLDAPSGGSYLLDGVDVGRLADRQLALVRNRLIGFVFQAFNLIPRTSAVANVELPLAYAGVRAGQRRRRALAALDAVGLADRADHHPNQLSGGQQQRVAVARALVTEPALVLADEPTGNLDSRSTEDILAVFDQLNAAGRTIVLITHEPEVGDRARRLIRLLDGRVRSDERQDRTGRHAAVAGR, encoded by the coding sequence ATGGAGCCCCGGACCACGCCGCGCCGTCCGGTCCTGGACGTCCGCGCGCTGACCAAGGTGTACGGCGAGGGCCCCGCCGCCGTCCACGCGTTGCGCGGGGTGTCGCTGACGGTGGACGCCGGCGACTACGTGGCGATCATGGGCTCCTCCGGGTCCGGCAAGTCCACCCTGATGAACATCATCGGCTGCCTCGACGCGCCCTCCGGCGGCAGTTACCTGCTCGACGGCGTCGACGTCGGTCGCCTGGCGGACCGCCAGCTCGCCCTCGTGCGCAACCGGCTCATCGGGTTCGTCTTCCAGGCGTTCAACCTCATTCCCCGCACCAGCGCGGTGGCCAACGTCGAGCTGCCGCTGGCGTACGCGGGCGTGCGGGCGGGGCAGCGGCGGCGACGGGCGCTCGCCGCGCTGGACGCGGTGGGGCTGGCCGACCGCGCCGACCACCACCCCAATCAGCTCTCCGGCGGGCAGCAGCAACGCGTCGCGGTGGCCCGCGCGCTGGTCACCGAGCCCGCGCTGGTGCTCGCCGACGAGCCCACCGGCAACCTGGACAGCCGCTCCACCGAGGACATCCTGGCCGTGTTCGACCAGCTCAACGCCGCCGGCAGGACGATCGTGCTGATCACCCACGAGCCGGAGGTCGGCGACCGCGCCCGGCGGCTGATCCGGCTTCTCGACGGCCGGGTCCGCTCCGACGAGCGCCAGGACCGCACGGGCCGGCACGCGGCGGTGGCCGGCCGATGA